A single Chloracidobacterium sp. DNA region contains:
- a CDS encoding DUF1349 domain-containing protein, with the protein MRGVILILIVTCGIFGCGGSPTANRSAELNRASTPTANSVQPIVTPTPVALESMPAGQTIERPETVKAVDKRFENGWIWIDPDAQNSPTPYEFKQGKFAMRIPSNKDLYGDNRSAPRLVKAVTGDFQIESRVNFDPTEDYQGAGLLIYVDRINYLRLERSFGGLREGGSGIRMDVRMQDRYESLTTPGEVPTTSKSVELKITRRGNVFTSYWRQNENAEWREIEEFVSTFPNTVLAGVLGCNTSSEIAVVFSNIKLLPQPVTNPLK; encoded by the coding sequence ATGAGAGGAGTAATTCTGATCTTGATAGTAACCTGCGGCATCTTCGGATGCGGTGGCTCGCCCACGGCAAATCGCTCTGCTGAACTCAACCGAGCATCGACGCCGACTGCAAATTCGGTTCAACCGATCGTGACTCCGACGCCGGTCGCTTTAGAATCAATGCCGGCCGGGCAAACGATCGAACGGCCCGAAACGGTGAAAGCGGTGGATAAACGATTTGAGAACGGATGGATCTGGATCGACCCGGATGCCCAAAACAGTCCAACGCCATATGAATTCAAACAAGGGAAGTTCGCGATGCGGATCCCGTCGAACAAAGACCTCTACGGTGATAATCGCTCGGCTCCGCGACTGGTCAAGGCAGTTACGGGCGACTTTCAGATCGAATCTCGTGTCAATTTTGACCCAACGGAAGATTATCAAGGTGCGGGACTGCTGATATATGTCGATCGGATAAATTACCTACGTTTGGAACGGTCATTTGGCGGCCTCCGTGAGGGCGGTAGCGGCATTAGAATGGACGTGCGAATGCAGGATCGGTACGAATCGTTGACAACCCCGGGCGAGGTTCCGACAACGTCGAAGAGCGTCGAGCTCAAGATAACCCGACGCGGAAACGTGTTTACGTCGTATTGGCGTCAAAATGAAAATGCTGAGTGGCGCGAGATCGAGGAGTTTGTATCCACGTTTCCGAACACGGTGCTTGCCGGTGTCCTCGGGTGTAACACGTCAAGCGAAATTGCCGTTGTATTTTCAAATATCAAGCTGTTGCCACAGCCTGTGACTAATCCGTTAAAATGA
- a CDS encoding class IV adenylate cyclase codes for MAIEIEKKYRLTIEQLDDVTQALIEDGADFIGEDEEENVIYGSPNLDSNCAIIRIRNTGKRSVVTFKRRIESDLAIKKQIEYESVIADPEAVAAILRNLGLEIRLIYEKRRRTWKYGGVEVVLDELPFGRYMEIEGSVLEIAEAEMRLGIELYVAEHETYPTLTAKFGKMNDGVVEARFAA; via the coding sequence GACGTGACGCAGGCTTTGATCGAAGACGGTGCTGACTTTATCGGTGAGGACGAAGAGGAAAACGTGATCTACGGCAGCCCGAATCTTGATAGTAACTGCGCAATAATCCGTATCAGAAATACGGGAAAGCGAAGTGTCGTTACCTTCAAACGGAGAATTGAAAGCGATCTCGCAATTAAAAAGCAGATCGAATATGAATCGGTCATTGCCGATCCGGAGGCAGTCGCGGCGATCCTCCGAAATCTCGGCCTCGAGATTCGACTAATATACGAAAAGCGGCGTCGTACGTGGAAATATGGGGGCGTCGAGGTTGTGCTAGACGAATTGCCGTTTGGGCGATATATGGAGATCGAAGGTTCGGTACTTGAAATCGCCGAGGCAGAAATGCGACTCGGAATCGAACTTTATGTGGCAGAACACGAAACATACCCAACGCTGACGGCTAAATTTGGGAAAATGAATGACGGCGTTGTTGAGGCTCGTTTTGCCGCGTGA
- a CDS encoding GlsB/YeaQ/YmgE family stress response membrane protein, with the protein MFSLIWQLLVGLLIGVIARLLIPGKEGIASGMLGWLITALIGMGGSFIGTFVGRAIWKKDNYAAGWIMSILGAVGLLLLYRLIF; encoded by the coding sequence ATGTTTTCACTCATTTGGCAATTGTTAGTCGGTCTCTTGATCGGCGTTATCGCCCGACTTTTGATTCCTGGCAAAGAGGGCATTGCAAGCGGAATGCTCGGCTGGCTCATTACCGCACTGATCGGTATGGGCGGGTCATTTATCGGCACCTTCGTCGGGCGGGCGATATGGAAAAAGGATAACTATGCTGCCGGCTGGATAATGTCAATCCTCGGTGCCGTCGGTCTGCTGTTGTTGTATAGGCTTATATTTTAA